CGGCCTCAGGAGACTGCTCATGGGCAGTGTCACCGAAAAGGTCATCGGGCACGCTGCCTGCCCGGTGCTCGTCGTCCGCTCCTGACCCGTTCCGGAGAGGCTACACGCTGTGGATCAAGTAGAGCACCAGGAAAGCTCCTACCACCAGAACGGAGAGCGCCAGCAGCAGAGCGAGAATGCGTGATGGCCGGTAGGTGTTATCTTCAATCTGGCGTTCCACCTGTTTATACCTGACGAAGGCGAGCACTCCTATCGCAGCGCCGAGAGCGACGAGGACTATCCCGAAAAAAGAGGAGTACCCCTTGTGAGGAATTTCTTTCTGAATACCCAGGAGATACTCCAGTTGGCGTACGAAAAGGGCGAACTTCTCTACGACGAAGCCGAAGGCCATGATCGCGATGCTTGTTCGTATCCAGGCGAGGAACGTACGCTCGTTCGCCATATGCGCGCGACGGTTGCGGAGACCTCTCTTCTGCTCGTCTGCCAGCTCTTTCTTGTCCTGCATATCTAACTGTACCACGTTTCCCGGCAAGCGACGAGCCGACTCCATGCCTTTCATTTCGTTGGGAGATTTAAGAAGCATTCATACCCTGCATTTGTCAGGAGCAGGCGCGTGATTTATACTTGAGATAAGCGCCGGTGGCGCATGTACCCATAGTCGAGGCCGCTCTTGTCCAGAGGTATCGTTAAAACGCTTGCTGTCATCGCTATCCTCGTGAGTACGGGATGGGGGGCTGTTGCGGAAGCTGCCTGCCAGAAGACGTAC
The Nitrospirota bacterium genome window above contains:
- a CDS encoding DUF202 domain-containing protein, giving the protein MVQLDMQDKKELADEQKRGLRNRRAHMANERTFLAWIRTSIAIMAFGFVVEKFALFVRQLEYLLGIQKEIPHKGYSSFFGIVLVALGAAIGVLAFVRYKQVERQIEDNTYRPSRILALLLALSVLVVGAFLVLYLIHSV